GTTCTCTGGTATCGTCGAAGAAGTGATTGCACCGGGTGCAATGGGTGATTTAGGCATTATGCCGCGTCACTCGCAGTTGATTTCCAAGCTGCGTGCAGGCGAATTGCAGTACAAAACCACTGAAGGCGCGATGGCATCGCTGTTCGTCTCTGGTGGTGTGCTGGAAGTTCAGCCACACGTGGTGACAGTATTGGCTGACACCGGGATGCGTGCGGAAGACCTCGACGAGGCCGCCGCCCGCGAAGCGATGAAGCAAGCCACCGACGCGCTGCAAGGCAAAGACCCGGAAGACCTCGATTATGAGGCGATCCAGACTGAGCTAGAGTCAGCGAAGGCGCAGATCGAAATGCTGCACCGGATTGGTAAAGCACGCGGTCACTGAGTTTCGGCAAGTCCGCAAAAACCAGAAAGGCTGCCTAGTGC
The sequence above is drawn from the Thiothrix subterranea genome and encodes:
- a CDS encoding F0F1 ATP synthase subunit epsilon, encoding MAMTFHLDVVTAEQSLFSGIVEEVIAPGAMGDLGIMPRHSQLISKLRAGELQYKTTEGAMASLFVSGGVLEVQPHVVTVLADTGMRAEDLDEAAAREAMKQATDALQGKDPEDLDYEAIQTELESAKAQIEMLHRIGKARGH